The Vigna unguiculata cultivar IT97K-499-35 chromosome 6, ASM411807v1, whole genome shotgun sequence genome contains a region encoding:
- the LOC114186827 gene encoding uncharacterized protein LOC114186827 produces the protein MGGFSMATARVTRFLPSHHLHDHRDTCVPDVEFEFLHDGETLLAQSACSEDCHNTNEIEFDQDEDRPDTVEQNRTFWDNQHQILQANVYRTSSLESGIRNATKEALQNIQSVETVCGCGRQIPLTSCRNCLMREVSGRLQKAGYNSAVCKTKWRSSPEIPSGEHSFLDVVENTKRGEMRVIVELNFRGEFEIARGSEEYNRLVGKLPEVFVGKVERLSNLIKVLCVAGKRCMKEKKMHMGPWRKHRYMQAKWLGPCDRNTSTTSLSMGYSQRIPISMPKPKQKASLLTVDLLDKLPNMHCTAVEVV, from the exons ATGGGTGGATTCTCCATGGCCACCGCAAGGGTCACCAGGTTTCTGCCCAGCCACCACCTCCACGACCACCGTGACACTTGTGTCCCTGATGTTGAATTCGAATTTCTCCACGATGGAGAAACGTTGTTGGCTCAGAGTGCCTGCAGCGAGGACTGTCATAATACCAACGAAATCGAGTTCGACCAAGATGAGGATCGACCAGACACCGTGGAACAAAACAGAACCTTCTGGGACAACCAACACCAGATTTTGCAG GCGAATGTGTACAGAACGAGTTCTTTGGAATCAGGGATAAGAAATGCGACGAAAGAAGCGCTTCAGAACATACAAAGCGTGGAAACGGTGTGCGGATGCGGCAGACAGATACCTCTCACCTCTTGCAGAAACTGCTTGATGAGAGAAGTTTCTGGGCGGCTTCAGAAAGCAGGCTATAACAGTGCTGTCTGCAAAACAAAATGGAGAAGCTCACCAGAAATTCCATCag GTGAACACAGTTTTTTGGATGTAGTAGAGAACACAAAGAGGGGGGAGATGAGGGTGATCGTGGAGCTGAATTTCAGAGGAGAGTTTGAGATAGCAAGGGGAAGTGAAGAGTATAACAGACTTGTTGGGAAGCTACCAGAGGTGTTTGTGGGGAAGGTGGAGAGATTGAGCAACCTGATAAAGGTTCTGTGTGTGGCAGGGAAAAGGTGtatgaaggagaagaaaatgCACATGGGGCCATGGAGGAAGCATAGGTACATGCAAGCAAAATGGTTAGGTCCATGTGACAGGAACACTTCCACAACCTCACTCTCAATGGGATATTCTCAGAGAATACCAATTTCGATGCCAAAACCAAAGCAAAAGGCATCTTTGTTAACTGTTGATCTGCTAGACAAACTTCCTAATATGCACTGCACTGCTGTTGAGGTTGTGTAA